The Sciurus carolinensis chromosome X, mSciCar1.2, whole genome shotgun sequence DNA segment aggaaactTAGTTTGCCTATGTGTGTATAGTGAATTGAAGGATTATGGTAACTTTTAAAATAGCTTTGGCAAGAAGTAATCCACAGTTGAAAATAGGGTAAGGGAGTTAGGaattgagaagagaaaaataacagatattTCTAAAGAAGGGTCTTATGCATATGATAAAAAGAACTAGACAATTTGGACATAATGGGAATAGTATTTTCATGGCTATCATAAAACTGCCTTCCAAAGTGAATGACCTGCTCAATTTAATGGAGGATCACAACTTTATATGCAAATGCAAGGAAGTGTCTGCTGTTGGAAAACTCTATCATATGGCCAAGAGTGAATACATTAAAAGAAGGAACACACTTATTTGGATATAAACTGGAGTCACATTGTATGCATAGTTAAATTTTGTGAATTGAACAATAACATCATGCAAAATGATATACTATATATCAGAATATCAATGCTACATTATATGTACTGATTACATGACTGTAAATGCACAAGAGGATATGTATATAGTTAAACTTTATGTGTgatttaaggaattttaaaagaaccTTTGATATACCATTTCATTTTATACCATTTAGACACTAGAGATGACTTGGCTTTAGTAGTCACACAGTgatcaaatatataaaagcatttgtttgatttaaaaaaactttgttaTACTGTTTCTGCAAATATCCCAAAAACTCTATTTTCAAAAGTTTAggtcaatttattcatttattgctACAATATGAATATACTGTTATGTGAGCCAGGAAAATTGAGAATTATATTAACTAGTGTTTTATTGAATACAATTTGATCAACTAAAATAACCAGAAATAACTGGATCTCTCAGAAAGTTCAGCTGAAGCAGATTCATAAATCAATGTTTTATCTTTCCACTAGTTGTTTTGGTAGTAGCTGGGCATGGGAACTTATCAATCATTCTGTTTAATTGGCAGGGTTCCCTATGTGTTTTCAATTACAAGGTATAGAACACAGAGAACACTACTAGGTATGTGATAGACACTCAATAACTATTTTCTGATTGATTGAATTAAATTGGGTCTTCATTATTCACTAGCTTTGACTTTCCAAAATTCAACAAAAGGCCAAGAGTGGCAATATCCAAGAGACTGTTGCATGGGGTAAGAAGTTGAAAGAGGAGAGTAATCATTGCTTTTTGCTGAGAACAATGTGTTCTGGAAAAAAGTACGGTGTCCTAGCATATATAAaatctcccctcctctctccatcAAATCTctgtaaaatatttgagaaattagATTATCTTTACAGATTACTTTTAATACTACCACTTTTGAGCAAGCAACTAAcacttttaaatacatgaaatttaaTCTATTAAATGATAAGAAACTggtgtttaaaatgtttattaacttTAAAAGTTCCTGCAATTGACATCCAATGTGGTATTTTTCTATATTATCTTAGTTAAATTTTATACACACCGAGAGATTAAGATAAGGgaaactataattattttataagatgtttcaatgaaattataaaaagtacTCAACCATTACATAGCAAACCTGACTTCTGGAATATTGGTTGTTTAATATAATGTAGAGATATAAGATTAATTAGTATGTGGATGATTTTCTTCTGATTCAAAGGCCCTGAGAGATATACAATTACAGGTTTGAATCTGAAATTATAACCTCCAGAATATTTCAGCATATTATCTAATTTTACTCATAAAAGATGGATACTTGAGAAAACTATAAAAGTTACTTgctaatttcataaaataaattgtcaagtattagtttttaattctaattatacttttataattgaaatgaaataatttattacatgTATGTCAGAGATCAGATCTCCAAACAACAGCAAagatttattgtttttatcaAGCTATTATTTTTGCTGAACTGGATTCATGTTCTTATTTTGAATCATGGCTCCCTATCTACTTTACACACAATTTTCTATTGAATCAAAAGATGAGCTTTCAAAGGAAACACCTGGTTATTTTTTGCACTAACTCTACAGGGACAGATACATGGACTCTGTAATTTAAACAACCAATagcaaagagaaatcaggaagatGAAGGAATAAGAAGCTCTAGATCCTTCTCCCCGTTAGAAACATTAAATAAACTACTAATGACTGGCTAACATAACTTTGTAGTAgcaatgaaaatcattttaaatctaTAGCAACcaagaaaatacctaacaaagAAAATGCCACATTcataattttgtgaaatttcatggcattatttttagttcttctCACATTCACTTCGTGGTGTGGCTTAATAGTTTTGAGGAAATAGTGTCTTAATGCCCAGTCTCCTCCATGAACAAGAATCAGACTGAATTTGATTTAATTCTCAAAGTTCTAACTTTCCCGGGAGTTATCTGAGTGATTGGTCTCTTTTTTCCTAATCTGTAGTTCCACAGCCAAAAGTGGCACAACTCAAATCTCAAGCTAGGGGAAGTTGTGAAGCAATAGCTTCACAAGATTTATGAAAACCATAAGTAGTCAGCTGACTACAGATTGAGGAATTTAATAGAAAGCTGGGGGCTCTGGGAGAAGTAGGATTGAGACCCTTAGGCAAATTAAGATCATTAAAGGCAGCTGTGCATACAGAGGAAATGGTAAACATCATGTACACAGGCTCAGGgaagatataaagaaaagatCCAAGGGACTATAAAATGGCATGCCAGGCTGATGAGTGAATGTCTACAACAGAATTCTAAGACTAGAAATACATTTATTCCAaataaccaattttaaaaattcataaatataaagaaacagaaacttatttcttttcaatgaaaaaaataaatctcaaaaaattgTCCCTGAAGAAATGCATGCATTGGATTTACTCAACAAAGTCTTTAAgacaattattttacattttatgtaagaCTTACggtacataaaaagaaaaatgatctctAGTAAATATATGAGATGAACAAAAAGGAATCAAAGCATAATACtacaaaaatcatcaaaacataCAAGAAGatgataagaaggaaaaaaagaactacaaaacaATCAGAACAAAAGTAACAAATTATAATATTAAGTCTTTGCCAATCAATCTTATGTTAAGTATAAATTGATTAAATTCTCCAAAGGACAAAGAGAGACTGAATGGTTTGGGAGAAAAAGCAAGATCCAACAATAGGTGACACACAAGAAACTCACATTAAATTTAAGAGCACACAGAGGCTTAAATTGAAGGGATGGAAAAACACATTCCATACAAACTGTAACCAAGAGAAAGCAGGAGTGGCTATCCTtataacagggaaaaaaaagtctttctacAGAAATCTGTcacaatagataaagaaattcaCTGTCTAATGATATGAGGCCAATTGAATGAGAAGATATAACATGCAGGCATGCTGGTGTACATTTGTAACAacagccactggggaggctgaggcagaagaatcacaagttcaaggacagcctaggCAAGTTAACatgaccctttttcaaaataaaaaattaaaaaatatctgatGATGTAGCTCTGTTAAACATTGCTTGCTAGCATACGTATggacctgggttcaaaacccagtaccgaaaacaaaatatgtaacaATTATAAATGCAACTTTTCCGAATATTGCAACACTTAAAAACctaaagcaaatataaaattgCTGAAGGGATAAACAATTAACCATGCAAAATTAGTAGGAGACTTTGATAACTCACTTTAAAAATGTAGCAATCATCAAGACAAAAAATCAGTAAGGGCAGACTTGAGTATAACTTTAGCTCcagtaaattttatatattaggtCATAAAAATCTTAacacatttaagaaaattaaaatgatgtcATGTATCTATTCCAGCTGCACGGGTAAGAAAATAGAATTCAATAGCAGGcaaattttgaattataaaattcaCAACTATATTGAATATAAAATAGCACACTCATGAACACCCAATGTGGTCCAAGAGgaaattgaaggaagaaaaaaaaaaaaggcttgagacaaacaaaaatggaacacaACATAGGAAAACTTACAGGATGCAGCAAAAGTAGttttgctatggtttgaaggtgtcccccaaaaggtcatgtgttgaaaacttaaCATCCAGATTCATATGTTAATGTTATTTGAAAGTGGGGCCATTGGGagataattaggattagatgtAGTCTTTAGAGTGGGGCCTCCATGATGgtatttgtgttttataaaaggagaaatagaaatcCAAGAAAGCCGGCTTGCTCTGCATCACCATGTGATGTCCTATGCAATGGTAATGATGTAGTAAGAAGACCCTTACCAGATGTCCTGGGGTTGACTATGACATggccttggacttcccagtctcaattgtaaaccaaataaacttccattctttaaaatgatctggtttcaagtattttcttattgcaacagaaaatgaactacaACAAGTTCTAAGagggaaagtaaaaaaaaaatgcctacattaagaaaaaggaaaaatctcaaataaatatTCAAACTTTACACCAACCTCAACAAGAAGAGCAAACAAAGCCTAAAGTTTGCAGATGGAATAATGATGATTAGAAAAGGAATAACTGAAAAGAGCAAAGacaattgaaaacataaaaatggaactaagttttttttaaaaaaagatagaattGACAAGTCTTtagatgaaataagaaaaaaatgcaaataaaattatctatGAAATGAGACATTGCTACTGAtacaatagaaatataaaaaaaacatgAGAGTATATTTTCTGCATAATTATATGACATCAAATTTCATGAGCtagaagaaacagataaattCCTAGTTGCATACAACCTACTAAGTCTGAAAcatgaaaaatgggaaaatttgaACAGTCCAATAATGAGTAAAGAGAttgaaacaataattaaaaacctcccaattaaaatgcaataaactaaatatccaatgtggtaaataaaaattgagctgctcattttatatttgaaaagaaaacaaatagaaacagcCAGAATATTCATCATCATAATTGAATTATATTGTGCTATTattaaacaaaattagaaaaataaattaggaaaagaatTCAATTGAATATAGTTTCAGAAAGTATAATATGTgtaggaataaatttaagaaaagtaCTGCAAGTTTTGTCTACTGAGGAGTagataaaatttttgaaagaaattcaaaatctagAAAGTAGAAAGACATGTTTATGGATTGGAAGATataatgtaattataaaatattgatccATGCTtcaacatgaatgaacctcaaaaaaaattacactAATTGAAAAAAACAGTCACAAAAGTTCACATGTTGTATGATTCCCTTTGTATTAAATATTCAGGCcaaatacatggagaaaaaagTAGATTACATTGGAATGGTGGATGTCCTGTGCTAATAAGTATGGAGTTCATTTTTGAAGTGATGAAATGTTCTAATATTAGAGTATGGTACTGCTTAAACAACCCTGTGAACATATTAAAAATGactgaattttatacttttaatgtGTAAATTCTATAATATGTGAATTCCAtcttaataaaattgtttaaaaaatgtccCTGTTGACTCCACCCACCCAACACAGATTAtcattacctttaaaaatttgattaatttccaaaaaattattttgaccaTACCATTCCATCTTAATGGTCCTCATTTTCCtcatgtaaaaatataatttgtgttgGTGTAGGATGCCATGTTCAAAGTTTCTACAGCTActaaattttcacatttatttcaaaaaagtaCCAAGTTGTGCAAATTCTGAAGACAAAACTACTAAAACACTTTTACTGTACAATTGGCTATATATTacatttgtatagtgctttttaGAAGAATTCCAAGGTGCTCTACTTATATTAACTCTAAAGACCTCACAGGGATGAGAATGCAGGTACTTaacaaactaaaataataatgaaaataaatcctgTATTTGTACCACCTGTCTTCCAGGATGCTTCAATATCTTCAGATAGATggttattaataaattttattcataacaTTATTCACAAAAACAGGTGGTCTGACACAGAGGTAACATAAAAAGTGAATGGCACTTTGGACATTAATATGGTTGCATTCTGGTTTCATCAGTGAGGTTAGCCTGGAGAGCTTCTGAAATGGAACAGATCTGTGGTATCCTggtagtcacctcatactagttTCTTTAATACTTCATACTGCTGAAATTCTTAGGGTGCAATTTCCAAGAGGCTTCACAAAAGAGCTGATTTCAACTTCTTAGTATTCTCTAGAATTTCCTCCGATTGTGCTCTTTCTTCTAGATAGCTTCTAACTAGACTATTTTTCCTGAAACAGGTTCTTAGCTTGAAGATGATCAGTTTAACAAAGGGCAGAGGTAGATATTTCTGTTACATAGTCCCAGCATCAGAAACTCAAGAGAACTGCTTGTTTAGTTATAGCTTCACAGCTAGAAAAGTTGCCAAGACGAGCATAGGTTTTATTTAGTTCTGATGGAAGTGTTGATAATGCACCTTCATTAGAATATTGAAGGATAATCTTCATGTACTATATTTCATCTGGCTGCCTTAGTTTCCCCAAATCTCAtctaactaaaagaaaaatagggcAAAGTGAGTACCAAGTGTTCTCTGCAAACACCCCACCATACTGTCTCAGATAAAATGGGCTTGAGGAGGTCTAGTATAACATAAATAGGAATACACTGCCTTTTAATAGTTATGGTGTGGGGGATAGCTGACCTCCAGTGTTCTCTCAGCAAGTACTAAATGCTATTTTCTCCTCAATTACCCTGTGATAATTGTGATTTCTGTAAAATTTTACTTGAAGTGGAATGTAAAGAGAACCAGACTATTAGAGTTTCATTaactttcaaattataaattcacatGTGTAAGAAAGTTTTTGTGTCAGGGAATGTACAAGTAGTCTTAAACAGATTGCATCATTTCATATTACAGGTTTCCTGTGAAGTAGTCAGTATGAATTCCACTGACCAAATGAAGGAACTGTAACACAGAGAGGTTCAGTCATTTGCATGAGTTCACACACAAAGTGGCAGAGCCTGTATATGAAACCAGGTTTGTTCAGACTGTAAGTTCATGCTCTAAATAGTTATATTGAACTGCTTTTCTTTTAAGGACATTACTACTCAAAAAACAATTGCTAATTGTTATTGCACTCATAATATTCTTTCATAAAAAATTTGGTTCCCTAAAAGttctatcagaaaaaaataaagaagataaaaagctAAAACCAGAGGTGAAATTATTTGTAAAGGAGTGGTTAATCTAATTAAACTCTGTTTTTTCAGGCCTTTCAGTAATTCAAATAGAGTTGAAATAGTTATGCTGTATGGTAAggcaataacaataaaatatgaataatgtaTTTCTGAGTTGTACTCCTGATTCTATCATTTCCTAGCTGTTTGTTCCTTTGACAAGTAgttgaaataaagggaaaatgcTTATCTGTCCAGATCATTGTGAATATTAAACAAGATGGGGTATGTAAAGTGATAGTTGTGTCTGGAACTTAGTAGGCCCTCAACAAATGGTaaacattatttaatttctatttttacaaaCAATggtaaaaggataaagaaataaaaaagagtagcTTAATGAATGGGAAGAAATTGGGGAGGTTATTAATGGTATGAATTTAGTGTTACTTTAAGCATgctttattaaaaagaaaacataactaAGAGTCAATTCTCAATAAGAAAAGACTATCAATTATAATAATCAAGTCCCTCTTCTTTTAAGGCCAGGTGTCTAAAGGTTGCTCCTATACTGTTATTGAGTTtcattgaggcaggaagatataAAATGGagggaatgaagagaagacaGTTCTTTAAATTACTTGACAATAGCTTGGAAGCACCTTAAATGTTGATACACCTTAAGTATTGTGGTATAACAGGTAGGTCTAGCCAGTAGCAAGGAAAAATGACAAACATACATGGCCTGTTATTCAAATACTTGAAAGCACATTTTTTCAGAAAGAAGATCTATGACTTTAAGAGATGTTCTGAGGTAGGTTTATACCTCACTGCtaaaaagattatttgaaatCTACTGAAACAATTTTACATGTGAAACTATAAAGAAATAACATGTTTTTCATCCACAAGTCTAAAATTGCTTTAATTCTTATTCTGAATATGCTGTTTCCCTATAAACATGTTACAAAACTCTATCTGATTAATATTGCACTCAACATTTTAATAAAgtgtttacttttcaaaaattgttgTCCGAGATACCTCAGGCTCATACTTCATCATTAGCAAATAAGTTATATAAACAAATGACTTGCCTGGCTATGTACCCAGGGAAGGCACCAGTTATCCAATGCCATCTCCCAAAACTGCAAGTAAAAAGTATTAAAGAATAATCTATATTCAAGAGGATAAGCCTAGtcaatttaattctattttagaTATGGGAAATGTCATGTTTCCCATAAAGCTACCATTTTCTgaccaaaatcattttaaatgtcagGGGAAAGCTGTCATGACAAAAAAGCTCATAATTTCTAAACATGACAAAGAAAGCACTAGATTCGTCAAGGAGTTGACCCCAAATCACCATTTTGAAGCAAAAATCTCATATTACTTCAAAATATGAGTTAAGTGACCCAGCTGCCAAGTCTAActgaatctaaaaaaaatatttttaagccaaACATAGCTTTTAATAACCTCTATAAAATAAGTTTACACTTTACCTGGtaattgttttggttttgtgatAATCTCAATTGGTTTGATGATgcaaaatgtggagaaaaattaCTCCGTGATGGATTTGTATTATTGTACATTGTACTAGATGCTGTATGTAATGAGGTCCGTGGTGTCAAATGGTAGTCTCTGTTTTGATACAATACATTGTCTGACAAATCTCTGATATTCACCATTTGTGAATTTGGCATATTTCTTCCTGGTCCAGACAAAGTTGCACTTTGGTTCTCAGCTCGAAGGGAACTGCCACTTTCATAAAATCTTGAGTAGCTTGGTATCTGTGCTCCCATCGAAGCCAACTCTTCCTCTCTGGAATATTCATCCTCAGCATCTCCAGTCTCCATTGCAATAGACAGACAAGTTCCTTCTGCTGTGCTGGATTTCTGCGTGGCATTTCCTCCCAGAATTCTCTGGGGATAGTCACTGACTGCCAATGAAAACACTTCACGGATTTCTAGGTTTTGTGTTCTACAGTAAGGGTCTCTAATAGTTGGCTTTTGTCCACATAAGTTATGTGATGCCAGATTTGTATGTTCAGGCTTATATGACCTTTGAATCCCAGCTGGTTCAATTTTGCAAGGTCGGTGGCACACAGATGGCTTTTGAGGTACTGTCATTTCAGAAGTTTGCACAGAAGAGCTACCACAGTTTTTCTTTGTATGGTTGTATACTGAGTTTCCAGCATTTAGCACACTTGTCTGTCTtgacaaaataattgttttttcacCTAGGAGCAGGGAGGCATTTTTACAGTGTGCAACTTGTCTTTGAACAGGAATATGCAACTGAAACTCAGTATCATTTTTACTGGCTGTTTTTTGAATAGGAATTTTATGTGCTTCTgtaatttgtgtatttgtatgtttGGTTGTCCCTTGCCTACTTGATGAACTGGCCGGACTGTATATACCAGTTACAATGACATCATTATTGGCAGAAGTCCAAGAAGACTGTTGGCTAGAGGGTCGAGCTATATTAACCACATTTCTGACTGTAATGTCTGGAGCTGCCAAAGAAGTACCAGAAACAGTTCCTGTTGTTGCTCCTGATTCAGAATTCTTACTACTCATTTTTCGTCGCTTATTGCCGACCCACGTCTGAAAGGATAAAAAGtggtattatgaaaaaaatttaagaacaaggaaTAACAATTTCTAActgaaaaatgttattcttaTTTGTCATAAGATCAAGGCATATGCAAAGGTAAATAAAAAGGTAACAATAAATGAGAAAGCCACAAAATAAGAACAGAGCTAATTAAGGACTCAGTAAATATCTAGGAACTTTAAAAACAATGTATATTATTATTCCTCCCCTCCACAAAACCTATCCAATTAATATGTATCAAGAATTCTAAAAATACTTATATCCTTTTACCTAATATAcacatttctaggaatttatcctaaaATGCAGTAACAGATGTAGATAAAATTTGTATGTAATGATGTTCATCATATATTTACTTATAGTAAAAAATTGGAACATAATAGAAGTAGGTTATTTAATGTCAttagaaaatgctttttttaaaaacaaatatacatttGCAATCATCAGACTTAACAATTTATGTTGTATATGTTCATAACTTTTTAATGTATACTGAtagttattcattttatttttagaaatattcattCTTGTAAGTCATATTGCaattaaactcattttaaatgtatgtttttgcATTCGGTTCATTAGAATGTATTTCTAGGAAATTTGCTAAGCTCTGCTATTTTCCATGTGCCCTCAAAAATATGACAGTTCTGGTTTCCTCACACCTTCAacaacattttgcattttttttttttagtcttcaCTAGTTTGGGagttaataaaagataaataattgcTGATTTGAATTGAGTTTCTATGGTTACTATATTACTTTGATAGAATTGCTCATCCATTTCCTTTACCTAGTTTTATACTGGGTGTTTGTCATTTTGAAGTGATTTGTAAGAACAATTTTCTACTAAAGATAGTAACACTCTGTCACACATTGCAATTGTGTTTACTTGTCATTAATTTATGATagtgattttcttctttacacaTTTCTCTACTTAccaagttttataaaatgaatatatattacttccataaacagaaaaaagttattaataaaaataatgccagTGGTTGGCACTTAAGATTTGATTATAAAATGCATACTTTTATATaagtaatttattataattacctagtattattgcacTTATTCATGGTTCTTCTTAAAATATGCAATAAGAAACATTAAATTCCTTAATGCAATTACCATACTCTGTAATTATTCCATAATGCATACCATATGATAAACTACCAAAACACATTAATCTTCTAGGAATTaaaccaaataaatgaataaatgaaaatattaaatgtactAGATTTCCACAAATGTGGTGGAAATGTATTTGGGTAACTTTCCTATTATGTGCTTCTGAAAACCTCACAAATTATCAAATTTTCAATGTTTATATAATGTATGATTATGTATAGCATTAATGATACCGTAATGCTGTAAATAAAAGCTAACATGTATTGATTCCactatatgtatatgtgttctctctcactatatatatgtataaacacacacacacatacacacacacacacatacacacacacacacatatatataaatgaagaaactgaagtccagaaaaattaatttgtggAAGTATATCTTGCCAGCAAGTAGTAGAGCA contains these protein-coding regions:
- the Hdx gene encoding highly divergent homeobox, giving the protein MNLRSVFTVEQQRILQRYYENGMTNQSKNCFQLILQCAQETKLDFSVVRTWVGNKRRKMSSKNSESGATTGTVSGTSLAAPDITVRNVVNIARPSSQQSSWTSANNDVIVTGIYSPASSSSRQGTTKHTNTQITEAHKIPIQKTASKNDTEFQLHIPVQRQVAHCKNASLLLGEKTIILSRQTSVLNAGNSVYNHTKKNCGSSSVQTSEMTVPQKPSVCHRPCKIEPAGIQRSYKPEHTNLASHNLCGQKPTIRDPYCRTQNLEIREVFSLAVSDYPQRILGGNATQKSSTAEGTCLSIAMETGDAEDEYSREEELASMGAQIPSYSRFYESGSSLRAENQSATLSGPGRNMPNSQMVNIRDLSDNVLYQNRDYHLTPRTSLHTASSTMYNNTNPSRSNFSPHFASSNQLRLSQNQNNYQISGNLTVPWITGCSRKRALQDRTQFSDRDLATLKKYWDNGMTSLGSVCREKIEAVATELNVDCEIVRTWIGNRRRKYRLMGIEVPPPRGGPADFSEQPESVSLSALTPGEEAGHEVGEDNDRNDEVSICLSEGSSQEEPSDIVPNESRAHKEEDHHAVSADNVKIEIIDDEESDMISNSEVEQVNSLLDYKNEEVRFIENELEIQKQKYFKLQTFVRSLILAMKSDDKEQQQALLSDLPPELEEMDFNHASPEPDDTSFSVSSLSEKNASDSL